One Halosegnis longus DNA window includes the following coding sequences:
- a CDS encoding AAA domain-containing protein translates to MNIRGPVVACEEPRTVDTPNGTGELAEVEIRPEGGTRDPVTVTLWGKWTETAAVLEAGMDLLVVDPDEREYQGETQYATGRDTFVVVNPDFLVDVTDVRAWVQCPRMYYLNKLSATPLAYPVVRGTVVHEVFGDLLRGHDLDESIEERVAEAGLDIGLLEKERDAVAEEVRQNAGAIEGWLAQGTLTEEDEWRSEQTLLSETFGIKGRADAVRRGMPVELKTGKNLKRDPRFHDKVQAACYALVLGEHEARREGTSIGAAAPDTGTLLYTKNNALDRTEENGDLSPAKEFSMGVGLLKYVVRQRNEIAAMEHDFDVPTGYEADAVCEYCFEQDTCMVVSGRLDQESKAGQIGTPVPDHERDYFDRFYRALEEERREVHAEYRKLWEQTAAERADDDRALVDLDPVGRTERPDGSWELRARRTSEAVSKLREGDIALASDGHPTRGTAELARIQRLDDEVVVTADEPFDLRRLDVYPSELNVARQLAALHDAILKGDPDEKDVLFGQRPPEFSGPERTYIDNNDAQDAAVNKAVRADDFALVHGPPGTGKTYTLAQTVRALVADGQRVLLSAFTNRAVDNALEALREQGFESFVRVGTESGVRADMQDKRLATTGDPKEVTGTLADAQVVAATTASCGSRAVREQEFDVAVVDEAGQLTEPGTLAAVNRADRFVLVGDHQQLPPVVRAENDLQTSLFERLIEQAPEAGVLLDRQYRMAQQIQWFSSREFYDGQLRPATPEVAGQTLADIGVDTDDLPPELREQVAFVDPDGEQTGNTNRTEADRVADIVESYVAAGVPRSEIGVIAPFRAQVAELSKRLPDTTVDTVDRFQGSATEVIVISFVATGGFDGPIFEDTRRMNVALTRAKKALALVGDAETLASEPFYDRLLDWARA, encoded by the coding sequence GTGAACATTCGCGGTCCCGTCGTCGCCTGCGAGGAGCCACGGACAGTCGACACCCCGAACGGGACCGGCGAGCTCGCCGAGGTGGAGATTCGCCCCGAAGGGGGAACACGCGACCCGGTCACGGTCACGCTGTGGGGGAAGTGGACCGAGACGGCCGCCGTGCTCGAAGCCGGGATGGACCTGCTCGTCGTCGACCCCGACGAGCGCGAGTACCAGGGCGAGACGCAGTACGCCACCGGCCGTGACACCTTCGTCGTCGTGAATCCGGATTTCCTCGTGGACGTGACCGACGTGCGCGCGTGGGTCCAGTGTCCGCGGATGTACTACCTGAACAAGCTGTCCGCGACCCCGCTCGCGTACCCGGTCGTGCGCGGGACCGTCGTCCACGAGGTGTTCGGCGACCTGTTGCGGGGACACGACCTCGACGAGTCCATCGAGGAGCGGGTCGCCGAGGCCGGACTCGATATCGGCCTGCTCGAGAAGGAGCGCGACGCCGTCGCCGAGGAGGTGCGACAGAACGCCGGCGCTATCGAGGGGTGGCTCGCGCAAGGGACGCTCACGGAGGAAGACGAGTGGCGTTCAGAGCAGACGCTGCTCTCGGAGACGTTCGGCATCAAGGGCCGGGCGGACGCGGTTCGCCGCGGGATGCCCGTCGAACTCAAGACCGGAAAGAATCTCAAGCGCGACCCCCGCTTTCACGACAAGGTGCAGGCAGCCTGCTACGCGCTCGTGCTCGGGGAACACGAGGCTCGCCGCGAGGGAACGAGCATCGGCGCGGCGGCCCCCGACACGGGCACGCTGCTGTACACCAAGAACAACGCCCTCGACCGCACGGAGGAGAACGGCGACCTCTCGCCGGCCAAGGAGTTCTCCATGGGCGTCGGCCTCCTGAAGTACGTCGTCCGCCAGCGCAACGAAATCGCCGCGATGGAACACGACTTCGACGTGCCGACCGGCTACGAGGCCGACGCAGTCTGTGAGTACTGCTTCGAGCAGGACACCTGCATGGTCGTCTCCGGCCGCTTGGACCAGGAGTCGAAGGCCGGCCAGATTGGAACGCCGGTCCCCGACCACGAGCGCGACTACTTCGACCGGTTCTATCGCGCGCTCGAAGAGGAGCGCCGCGAGGTCCACGCCGAGTACCGGAAGCTGTGGGAACAGACGGCGGCCGAACGCGCCGACGACGACCGCGCGCTCGTCGACCTCGACCCGGTCGGCCGGACGGAACGCCCCGACGGCTCGTGGGAACTGCGCGCGCGCCGAACCTCGGAGGCAGTGTCGAAGCTGCGCGAGGGCGATATCGCGCTCGCGAGCGACGGCCACCCGACCCGGGGAACGGCCGAACTCGCGCGCATCCAGCGATTGGACGACGAGGTGGTCGTCACGGCCGACGAACCGTTCGACCTCCGGCGGCTCGACGTGTACCCCTCGGAACTCAACGTCGCCCGTCAGCTCGCCGCCCTCCACGACGCGATTCTGAAGGGCGACCCCGACGAGAAGGACGTGCTGTTCGGACAGCGCCCGCCGGAGTTCTCCGGGCCCGAACGCACCTACATCGACAACAACGACGCACAGGACGCGGCCGTCAACAAGGCCGTGCGCGCCGACGACTTCGCGCTCGTCCACGGTCCACCGGGAACGGGTAAGACCTACACCCTCGCCCAGACGGTCCGTGCCCTCGTCGCCGACGGCCAGCGCGTCCTTCTGAGCGCGTTCACGAATCGCGCGGTCGACAACGCGCTCGAAGCGCTCCGCGAGCAGGGCTTCGAGTCGTTCGTCCGCGTGGGCACCGAGTCGGGCGTCCGCGCCGACATGCAGGACAAACGGCTCGCGACGACCGGCGACCCGAAGGAGGTGACCGGCACGCTCGCCGACGCGCAGGTGGTCGCCGCGACGACCGCCTCCTGCGGGAGTCGCGCCGTCCGCGAACAGGAGTTCGACGTGGCCGTCGTCGACGAAGCCGGCCAACTCACCGAACCGGGGACGCTCGCCGCCGTCAACCGCGCCGACCGGTTCGTGCTCGTTGGCGACCACCAACAGCTCCCGCCCGTCGTGCGGGCGGAAAACGACCTCCAGACCTCGCTGTTCGAGCGACTCATCGAGCAGGCTCCAGAGGCCGGCGTGCTGCTCGACCGCCAGTACCGGATGGCACAACAGATTCAGTGGTTCTCCTCACGGGAGTTCTACGACGGGCAACTGCGCCCGGCGACCCCCGAGGTCGCCGGCCAGACGCTCGCCGACATCGGCGTCGACACCGACGACCTGCCCCCCGAACTCCGCGAACAGGTGGCGTTCGTCGACCCCGACGGCGAGCAGACGGGGAACACGAACCGCACCGAAGCGGACCGCGTCGCCGACATCGTGGAGTCGTACGTCGCGGCGGGCGTTCCGCGCTCGGAAATCGGCGTCATCGCGCCGTTCCGGGCACAGGTCGCCGAACTGTCGAAGCGGCTCCCGGATACGACCGTCGACACCGTCGACCGGTTTCAGGGGTCGGCAACGGAGGTCATCGTCATCTCCTTCGTCGCGACGGGCGGCTTCGACGGTCCCATCTTCGAGGACACCCGCCGGATGAACGTCGCGCTGACGCGGGCGAAGAAGGCGCTCGCGCTCGTCGGCGACGCCGAGACGCTGGCGAGCGAGCCGTTTTACGACCGCCTGCTCGACTGGGCACGCGCGTGA
- a CDS encoding AbrB/MazE/SpoVT family DNA-binding domain-containing protein: protein MSVETDANGRLYLSSEMREKYGERFHIVEYEDRIELIPIDDDPLEAVREAAGDAFDDKSVETLRREAREQAAEDATAGFERERDESSEGES, encoded by the coding sequence ATGTCAGTGGAAACCGACGCGAACGGTCGCCTGTATCTCTCCTCGGAGATGCGCGAAAAGTACGGCGAGCGGTTTCACATCGTCGAGTACGAGGATAGAATCGAACTCATTCCGATTGATGACGACCCGCTGGAGGCAGTTCGTGAGGCTGCAGGCGACGCGTTCGACGACAAGTCGGTGGAGACCCTCCGCCGAGAGGCACGCGAACAGGCGGCCGAAGACGCCACAGCAGGCTTCGAGCGCGAGCGCGACGAGTCCAGTGAGGGCGAGTCGTGA